aaaggaatccagatttcacaagagaaccaaacacatcaagagacgcttcaattccatccgggatctagtccaagtgggagacatagaaatttgcaagatacatacggagctgaatgtagcacacctgttgactaagcctcttccacgagcaaaacatgatcaacaccaaaactccatgggtgttagaatcattactgtgtaatctagattattgactctagtgcaagtgggagactgaaggaaatattccctagaggcaataataaagttattatttatttccttatttcatgataagtgtttattattcatgctagaattgtattaaccggaaacataatacatgtgtgaatacatagacaaacagagtgtcactagtatgcctctacttgactagctcgttaatcaaagatggttatgtttcctaaccatagacaaagagttgttatttgattaacgggatcacatcattagttgaatgatctgattgacatgacccattccattagcttagcacccgatcgtttagtatgttgctattgctttcttcatgacttatacatgttcctatgactatgagattatgtaactcccgtgtgccggaggaacactttgtgtgctaccaaacgtcacaacgtaactgggtgattataaaggtgctctacaggtgtctccaaaggtacatgttgggttgacgtatttcgagattaggatttgtcactccgatcgtcggagaggtatctctaggccctctcggtaatgcacatcacttaagccttgcaagcattgcaactaatgagttagttgcgggatgatgtattacggaacgagtaaagagacttgccggtaacgagattgaactaggtattggataccgacgatcgaatctcgggcaagtaacataccgatgacaaagggaacaacgtatgttgttatgcggtctgaccgataaagatcttcgtagaatatgtaggagccaatatgggcatccaggtcccgctattggttattgaccggagacatgtctcggtcatgtctacattattctcgaacccgtagggtccgcacgcttaaggtttcgatgacagttatattatgagtttatacgttttgatgtaccgaaggttgttcggagtcccagatgtgatcacggacatgacgaggagtctcgaaatggttgaggcataaagattgatatattggaagcctatgtttggatatcggaagtgttccgggtgaaatcgggattttaccggagtaccggaaggttaccggaaccccccgggagatatatgggccttagtttaaaagagaagaggcagccagagatgggtcgcgcgcccctcccctcccttggtccgaataggacaaggagagggggccggccccccttcctcgtttcccccctccgcgaatcctattccaactaggattggggggggggggaatcctactcccggagggagtaggattcctcctggcgcgcctctcctaggccggccgcaccccccccccccttgagcctttatatacggaggcaggggcaccccagaggaacacaagttgatccacgtgatcatattcttagcctgtgcggcgccccctgccaccatagtcctcgataatattgtagcggtgcttaggcgaagccctgcgacagtagtacatcaagatcgtcaccacgccgtcgtgctgacggaactcttccccgacactttgctggatcggagtccggggatcgtcatcgagctgaacgtgttctagaactcggaggtgccatagtttcggtgcttgatcggtcggaccgtggagacgtacgactacatcaaccaaacacttccgttgtcgatctacaagggtatgtagatcacactttcccctctcgttgctatgcatcaccatgatcttgcgtgtgcgtaggaaattttttgaaattactacgttccccaacagaaggaaggagaaagaaggaggcCGGAGAAAGAGAAGGAAGGGGCCCGCCGGAGGgctaccccattatctatcttagggtttagggtggagCGGTGGTGGGGCTTCCCTGGATAAAAAAACTGGACGCGAGCAGGGCTAGAGGGATGTCTGGGGCAGCAGCAAGATTGGTGGtgggggcggggcggcgaggtggtCATCGGAGTGccgctggccgcgggcggcggggaccGGCGGCTAGGCCAGTGGTAGCTGGTAGCAGGAGGAAGGGGATTGTTTACAGGAGGAAGAAGATTGGAGGAAGGTGCGGGAGGTTGAAGAAAGGTGCGGGCTGTTGATTTCGCATCCGACGGTTGAAAAAATCGACTAACCTGAAACTTTTTTTCAGCAGACTGACGTATAGCCACGCTCATACATTCTTACGAGTTTTGAGAGGTAGTCTATGCTTGTCCCTACGTCAAACTAGGCATAATTGGCTAGCTGTAGAACAAGTGTACGGTCACTTGAACTATGGTTTTCTCTAAAGAGATTAAAAAAAACTGCACACGAAACCCTGAACATTTACAGCATGCATATGGTAATGtgtgacatatgtgcaaaattTCGAGGACCAATACATTAAAAGGATGAGAAAGAGGAGTCAAGTGACAAATTAACTTGCACCAATTTTAAAAAACGAATTGTTCTACTTGTACAACGGGTAAAATATAAGGAAATCAATTTGTACAAACTTAACCTACACAAaatagtagtaatacacatgtttACATAAgtttttcatgatttttaggcaaaATACTTTTTCAAGATACTATTATTTGTTGTCTTTTGCTCTAGCACACTGAAATTTTGTCCCTTTGCACAGCACCATTACAAAAAAATGGATACAAAAACACAACTAAATACTTGCACATCACGAATTTCACAATTAAAAGAAGAAACCCAACAGCTTGTCACATGTGAAGTGAGGCGTGTATGCATATTAGAAGCTACTCTACCATAGAAATTAGACACATGAAATCAAAACAGCTAGTACTAAAAAACTTGCAAAACAAACGTACTATATGGGAGAAGAAAATTAATTGAAGATATATACCTTTGGCCTGCCTCCCCAGAAGAGCTGCGTGGAAGGCATTTTGGCCGTCTGGTCCAGAGTAAGACAGCTCTTGGTCTCCCTCAAAGAGCTGCCTTGCAATGTCCCCGAGACCCAGCAACAGGGCCAAGTATAAGGGCGAGGCGCCGTCGGCCAGCGGAACACGCGCTAGCTGCGAGTCCGCCGACAGTAGCACGCCCACCATGTCCTTGTCTTCCAAGCGGATCGCTTCGTGCAGCACAGTCTCTCCCTTGCCGTTCTGCGCCCTCAGGTTCTCCTTCAGCCCAGTCTCATCACCATCACCGGGTCGAGCAAGACCCAAGAGATGGGTGACCATCCTACCATGCCCCAGCCGGGTGGCGCAGTGTAGCGGGGTGTCgccgttgcggttgcggttgcgggcGCTGAGGAGATGCTTCGCCTTGCCGACGATCACCGTGGCGCACTCCAAGAAACGAGCATCGCCTCCACCCGCGACCACATGCAGGATGGAGTCTCCCGTAGCAGTGGCCGCGTCTGCATCTGCtgccatggcagcagcagcagcagcagcgcgtcctGCTTGTCCGTCGACAGCATCCTCCTTCTCATTCTTGACGTGGAGGACGACTTCTTCCTCGTGCTGCTGGAGAAGGCGATTTATCTGCTCCACATCGCCTTGCCCTGCGGCCATGAGCAGCTCGTTTGACATGCTCTGCACATTGGAGGCTGGATCCATTCTTTTCTCGGTGTCAATTCAAATTAATTTTATCTCTCCTCCATCCGGCGCGTGCGTGTGCCTATATATACAAGCAGATGGAGAGATAGATGAATAAATATACTTGGGTTCCTCAAAGGGTCAAGGTATCTGTACGCTTGCATTGCATTCCATGCAGGAGAGAAGCGATTCTTCCCCAGGCTTAACGCAAAGCTGCATCCATCGGCTAGCTGTGTGAATCGGTTCGCAGCGACAGGGTGTCAAACAAAGAAAGAAAGGCAAAAGGAGGTGCTGCGGTTTGTTTTTGTGTAGTGTAAGCTTGCAGGGCTTAGTTCAACATATACTGTATAAACGTTTCGGGTCAAAGAATATTTTATGGCCTCTACTTCAAATAATAACATTATCATCATGTTACTTTGTGGTGTGGGTTGTTTTCTATATGACCATATCGTGCCATGTTATGATCACTTAACTGTCAGGTCTCTCTCTGCCTAGATATCCAAAACACCGTGGGTGTGGCGTCTCTCGTCCAAGGAAAGGCGGTTAGGGTTTCTGTCTCCCGTCGGCAGCGCCGCAGATCTCCCACGTCTaatgtggccttagggccatgggtgtGTGGTGGATTCTGGCCCTTGTCGGCCAAGCACATGAATCTACAACGTATGGTAAtcattttcttaatttatgttgtCCAACTTCAACATGCCCCTCATCTGTCGTATCCACTCCTAGAAAGAGCAAGAAAAATAAGTTATCGATTCTTTGAAATAACACACCGCAAAACGAACCAAAATGAACCACCGTTGCATAATGTTCCTTTCATGACAGGCCACCATTGATGGGCACAAAGTGACCATTAGTAGAAGTGTTACCAATGACGAGCGGAAAAATGGACCATTGGTGCTTACTCAAACGCACGGTCTTATTTCAGGAGAGAAAATTACCACAAATGGGCCCATATAAAGGCCCATCGGTGATACCATCCTACACCTGACGGACTTAACCACTGACGGGCATGAATTATGGCACGTCGGTGGTATCCATTACACATCAAACAAGCTAACCTATCAGCCAGTCGGGACAGATCTAAGCCCATTTTAGCGTATAAATCTATCTCTACCCTAAtacctctctcccttcccctgatTACTCCACTATTTCTCCTCCATGAACCGGCAACCCCCACTCCTCTTAAGGGCCTGTTCTGATGTTCCCCTGCTTCATAGAACTCCACAAATTCAATCAACTTCTGCTCCTCGCTTCTAGCTTCAGGTAGCGATCCCAGGAGCGTTCGGCTCCATCTGCAGCTTCTCGCATAGCTGCAGCCCAGTTGGGAGGGAGGGTTGTGGCCTGTTAGGCGTACGTTGGACCGGCTGGATGCACTTTCTTCGGCCACCACCAGGGGACAGGGACGATAAGCTGGGCTGGGCCCACGTGGGTGTTTAACAAATTGGGTGAAAACGGGAACTTCATGAACGCAGCGTTATCACGTCGGGCGGTGGAAAGTGTGAGAGAGGAATAAACACCAGGAACTCTAGTGCAAGCAAAACGCTAGACATGTTGGCGCGACAAAAAATGTCAGATCAGGTTTTTCTTTCAAAACATGGTCGTATCATGCTTAAATTTTCCATTATTAAAGTTAAAACGTTTATTTAGTCCGCAGTTTGTTTGTCCGGCTTTTTATGCTGTAAAAAAGGGTGCACTGTACTAGTATTGTGATGTTGTGCAGTGCAGTGCAACGTGAGACAGGCGTACAGCTCATTTGACGCCTGTTTCGAGTGAAGCGCGCGTACCCATAGACAGACACACATGCGATCCACTGCCACTCCCTCCCAGACGAGAAAACAAAGGCCATAGCACGCGGATTCAGCGTCCCCGTGTTTATATATCCACTCCCAACGACGCGTTCCAGGCATCCACAGTACTCCTACTGCGAGTCTGCGAATCAGTGGCAGCCAGTGAGGTGGAGCAGCTAGCTCGTCGAGCGAGCCACCGCCACCTTGGACCTTGCCGGGACAATGGAGCCAGCGGCGGCGACGATGCTCCCGCGAGCACTACCCGTTCTGCTGCTGCTTGCGGCGGCCGTGACGGTGAGCGCGGAGAGGGCGCCGACGCTGGTGTTCATCCTGGCGGGGCAGTCCAACatggggggccggggcggcgccaCGGTGGGCGACCGTTGGGACGGCGTGGTGCCGCCCGAGTGCGCGCCGTCCCCGCGCACGCTCCGCCTCTCCCCGTCCCTCCGCTGGGAGGAGGCCCGCGAGCCGCTGCACGCCGGCGTGGACGTCGGCAACGTGGTGGGCGTGGGCCCCGGGATGCCGTTCGCACACGCGCTGCTTCGGTCCCCGGCCTGCCCGCGCGGCGCCGTGGTGGGGCTCGTCCCCTGCGCGCAGGGCGCCACGCCCATCGTCAACTGGACCCGCGGCTCGGAAATGTACGACCGGATGGTGACCCGCGCCCGCGTCGCCGGCGCAGGGACGGGCAGGGTCGCCGCCTTGCTGTGGTTCCAGGGGGAGGCCGACGCCATGCGGCGCGAGGACGCGCTGGCCTACGCCGGGAGGATGGAGGCGTTTGTCCGGGACGTCCGCCGGGACCTTGCTATGCCCAACCTCCTCGTCATCCAGGTCCGTCGCTGCACTACATCCATGCATGGGTCCCTTGCTCCGGCTCCATTAATCTCCATTGTGAACCGTGTGAGTAAAAACATCCATGCATGATCTTGTTGTAGGTTGGGATCGCGACCACGCAGAAGCAGGGGAAGTGGCTGGACCTGGTGAGGAAGCAGCAGAGGGCGGTGCGGCTGCCGAACCTCAAATACGTGGACGCCATGGGTCTCCCCATCGCCAACGACATGACGCACCTCACCACCCAGGCACAGGTCCGGCTCGGCAAGATGCTTGCCGACGCGTACATCGCCACGCTCTGATGACTACTAGTAGGCGTTCGCTGGAATTCTATCATTGATTCCATGGAAGAGTTGATTTGGTGATGATTAGCTGTGGAGAACACCTGAATAAATCAgctatgtactactcctgagtatGTAGGATATACTTCATGCGCATTATTGCCACATTGTTATGCGCATTGTAGGAAATGAAAAAATCTCATCGCCAGTACGATATTGCCGTTATGGGGAAGGAAAATTCTTCGCTTTGTTAAGTTTATAACTGCTTGGAAAGAAGACTTGTTGTTACAGAAACACTTCCCGTCAACTGGAACGGTTTGGGCCCAGTACCGTTAGCCGAGAACTACACTCAAAGTTTCTGCCGAGTGGGAAATGGCTTTCGTGGAGTTTTTCTGGTACTCAGGAAACTCGGAAATTCCAGTAGGGTGTGCTGCAAAGCACTGAACGCAACATGAGGCTTGTTTTTTTAAAAGGGGGGTGAAGCGGCATGAGGCTTGTTGCAAAGGCTTATCGAGCAAATCGGTCAAAACAGAAATAATTCAGGCGTTGCGACAAGGCTCATGTTGCAAAGCGCTGAgcgcaccatgagacttattgcaAGGGCTTATCAAGCAGACGGGATGGCTATCAcgtagaaacaaaaaaacaaaaaataataatgtTCGGGGATTGCAAAGCACAACACAAGACTTGTTGCGAAGACTTGGCGAGCAAATCGGATGGTTGTAGggcagaaaaaaaaaagaagaaaaaactgtTCAGAGATTGCAATAAGACTTATCGTTCAAAGCGCCAAGTGCAATATGATCCTTGTTGCAAAGGCTTAGAGGCGCACCACGTCCAAAAAAAGGCTTAGAGGTTCACGTGAAGGGGTCAGACGGTTGTCCATGACTCCATCGAGTGGCAGCCGAGGTGGTCGGTCTTTTAGGATTATCATCTGGTCAACACCTAGGATGGCCCTTGTTATACAATGGACGGATTATCTAAAAATAACATGCTATTATTactatttttgcatggaaattGAGAGCTTGATTCAACACAAAGTGGTCCTGTCAGCTAAAATAACATGCTATTATAAAGGTCGCCCATCCGTGCTTTCAGGCCTAATTGTCTTTTCCCAGCACTGGTACTATTTTATTCCCGTGTTATCCAGGCAATCCCATGTTCCTCTCCATCAGATGCATTAAGTTGATCTCGCAGGAATCTCGGAGCAAGaaggtttttttgttttgttttgagaaaGTCGGAGCAGGAAGTTGGGCAAGCAACATTTTGTAGCAGTGTGTTTCGGAACGCCAACACTATTATATAGCTGTGCTACAATGGCTTTCAGAATGATAGGATCTCTGACATTAGATACACGATGGGATGAATCATGAGTGTGTTTCCTAAGTGACATGCCCAGACTTCACGGACGAAATTCCGCATGAAAACATGTGGCCGGTCAAAATGACCCAAGCACAAATGTACTTAAATTGCAGAAAAAATGTGTCTTGTCTTCGTCACATGAAAAATAGGGCACTTCTTTTGCCTTGGCATGTACTTGGCGAAGACTGCGTCGTTGAGCTGGAACGCCTTGGTGAAGAAGGACAGCCGGCAGAGGTAGGTAGGGAGAATGCTGCTTGCGGTGGAGGCCCCCATGACGATACCCTGCTGCTGCAAGCACCTCTCTTCCCCGCGCGCCTCAAACCGCTGCTGCTCGGTTGCCATGGCCATGGCAACTAGTCCCCTACGACGATCATGCTGTCTACGTCGACAATCATCAGATGCTACTACGGGCGATGACCAGTGCTGCAACCGCAGCCCTCACGTGCTTCAACAGCCATAGACCATGGTGATCACGAGCTGCGACGGCGGAACACGGGGCCACCGCGCGTGCTATCGTTGCTGGAATTGACCACCGCGGAGATTTGTGTGGTTATTCGTGTGGGTATTGCACATTTAAGTACTGGATTGAGATCCAGTGACATGCCATGGGCATGTCACCCATGAACAGTATGGTGCCTTGCCCCCCTCTCCCCTCCGTCAGATCATGATCTAGCAGCCAGGGGCGACATGAATAGTACCCAATCTACAGTACATGTACAGTACAATATCTACAGTGATTCGTCTACAGGACCACGTCCACAGTGTTTTGCTGCTACAGTGATCGATCTGGGCTGTCCATTCCAGATCCAAGGGCCATGTTACGGTGTGACATGCTGAAGGCATGTCATTGGATCTTTGTccctaagtcctatgtcattgatgtTACGTGAAGATTCGTAtgggtattttttttcttttcctttcattTTTATGCTTGATTGTGGATGTGCCCTAGAACACTGCTTTGAAAGAGTTGGAACTTCTTATTTCTAACTTGCAATTATAGAACTAATTTTTTCTAATTAATTTCTTGTTTaaattttgaaaattattttaatACAATAAAAAATCCAAAAGGGTTTCTACTTAATGATGAAATTAAAATGGATAAACAGAAACATGGGGGGTTCCCTCTGTGTGTGCTGACCAATGTAGAGAAAAAAGACGATTCGGAAAAAGCATCCAATGGTCCGGCTTGGTTCAATCTGATGACGGCTGAGACCGGACAGGAGCTCACGCGCTACCAGGTACTTGTATTTTCCTAGTTTAATGTGTGTCCCGCGTAGAGTACTTCTATAATGCATGTTGATCGGTAGCTGAACTTATTCTAAAAAATATTAAGTCTGTCAGCTGAAACATCTCTCAATTGGTTCCTGTTATGTACTTGTATTTCAATTAGGCGTCAGTAACCACTAGCCGGAAGCTCAAACCAAGGTGGTATAGCAGGCAGTACATGTTTCTATTTTAATGTGCGTGAACTTGTAGAGACATGGCTGGAACTTTCCCTAGTATTCCCTCTATTTCATAAtataaaaatgttcttatattacgGGACTTGTAGCttgaaaaatgttcttatattaggGGATGGAGAGAGTACTAACGAACAAGTGTGTTAGTTCAGTTATCACTCTCAATTGCTCTTATCAGATATTTGCTGAATTGGACGTTAGTATCCACTTACGAGATGCTCAACTGCATTATTGCAGTGTTTTATTCTGAAAGGGAACGGAAGAATTTGTACCCAAGCATAGTGACGGGTCTAGTGGGAGTGTCGTGCTTACATACATGGCATTTCTAGCTCTCTTTTTTTTTATGGGAGATAAATGGTGTTTCTGTCGTGAGAGTGATAAGGTTGGCACCCCATGTGGTCAAGCTTTAGGTCCGCCACTGCCCAAAGCATACATGGAAGCATGACCTAGTCTTTGCTCACGCACATAAACAACTTTAAGGCCACGCCTACAGCTTCTAAATCAACTATTGTTTTTGCTAACAATGAAACATATTACGGTCCGGGATCAAGAAATAGCAAGCAATCGGTATCTACAAAAGTCCATTCAAAACGCTGCATTGCCTGCGACGTTACAAGCAATCCCATCGCCTTTGGTACTTACTCTCTCCGTACTTGAAAAAGTGTACTTTCAACTTTATTGAAGAGTCAAACTATTTTAAAATTTGatcgagtttgtgcaaaaatatatcaatgtttgtgaaatcaaataggtatatgatgaaaatatattatATCATAAATCGAATGCTACTAATTTGACGGCATAAATATTggtgtattattgtataaatacaaTCAAATATaaaaagtttgacttttcaaaaaaaattaaaagtaCACTATTTGAAGGACAAAGGGAGTAAGCAGAATTACTACTCAGCCGCACGTTGACTGGTGGAGTAAATGTTTTCTTTACCGGATAGTAACACATCATTGATTAGTGAGTCAAGATTATTCAACGATGTCACCTTGGATCTAATAGCCACCTCCCTCCACTCTGCTGCTCTCTTCTTCATCTCCCTACCCTTCTCCCCGCCCACCGCCTCCTTGATCCTCTCGTTGACCACCTCCCGCCGCACGTCGTCGCCGATCTCCATGCCCACCCCCCACTCGAGGCACTTGTACCGGCAGTTGGTCTGCTGCTCGGCGAAGAACGGCCAACACAACATCGGCACGCCACCGCAGAGGCCCTCGACCGTCGAGTTCCATCCGCAGTGCGTCAGGAACACACAGACGGCATCGTGCCTCAGCACCACCTCTTGGTCGCACCAGCTCGCCACGAGGCCTCTGTCTTTGGTGGCCTCCAAGAACTCAGGGGGTAGCGCGGCAGCCTCGCTCTTCACGATGTCCGGCCTGATGATCCAGAGGAAGTCCTGGCCGCTGTTGGCCAGCCCCCACGCGAACTCTACCAGCTCGTGATTGCTCATCACGGTTACACTCCCGAAGTTCATGTACACCACGGAACGGGGCTTCCTGCCGTCGAGCCACTGCAGGCAGGTGTGGTCTTCTTTCCAGAGGCTGGAGCTTACCTTGTG
The sequence above is drawn from the Triticum aestivum cultivar Chinese Spring chromosome 7A, IWGSC CS RefSeq v2.1, whole genome shotgun sequence genome and encodes:
- the LOC123154637 gene encoding probable carbohydrate esterase At4g34215, coding for MEPAAATMLPRALPVLLLLAAAVTVSAERAPTLVFILAGQSNMGGRGGATVGDRWDGVVPPECAPSPRTLRLSPSLRWEEAREPLHAGVDVGNVVGVGPGMPFAHALLRSPACPRGAVVGLVPCAQGATPIVNWTRGSEMYDRMVTRARVAGAGTGRVAALLWFQGEADAMRREDALAYAGRMEAFVRDVRRDLAMPNLLVIQVGIATTQKQGKWLDLVRKQQRAVRLPNLKYVDAMGLPIANDMTHLTTQAQVRLGKMLADAYIATL